CAGCCGGCAAGCGTCCATCGCGCTGCGGTGCCCAGCCACGGGACGGGGTggccggcagcggcagcgggcaGGCCAAGGCGCGGCGGAAGGCGTCGGCGCTCAACACGTGCGGCGAGTGCTGGCAGAGCTTCGGCCAGAACGCCGACCTGGTGAAGCACATGCGCATCCACACCGGGGAGAAGCCCTTCCAGTGCGGCCACTGCGGGAAGCGCTTCAGCGTCAGCTCCAACCTCTTCCGCCACCGCCGCATCCACACCGGGGAGAAGCCCTACGCCTGCGCCGACTGCGGCAAGAGCTTCACCGACAAGTCCACCCTCACCCAGCACCGCCGCACCCACACCGGGGAGAAGCCCTACGTCTGCGGCGTCTGCGGAAAGGGCTTCAGCCACAGCTCCCACCACAAGCGCCACGAGAAGATCCACCGCGGGGACGGGCCCCTCCTGGCTTTCGCGCCTCGGCCCTTCTGAGGGTGGCAGGGGCTGCGGTGCCGGCGGTGCTGGGGGGGCGGCTGCCGGAGGGCCCCGGTGCAGCCCTGGGGGTGCCGTGCCCAGGGGACCCTCTCCCCCAGGGACACCCGCGCCTCGTTAGGAAGCTCTTAATTACCACTTTCTACCTTTGTTCGTCCCGTGGGGGTTCCCCACCGGTTTGGGGGGGGCTCTGcgccccgccccaccccgcGCGCCCCGTCGGTGCCCCCTGAGCTGCCGCGGCGGCTGGGGGGTCCCGGAGGCGCAGCCGTCCCGTCCCGTCTCTCCCCGTGGGTTttgccaccccacagccctgggggAATAAATCCCAGTGGAAAACCCAGCCCCGGCTTGTCTCTGCCGGAGCCGCCGTCCCGCCGCACCAGTAGCACCAGTTGCTCCAGCGCGGTCGCTCCCCGTTTCCAGGCAGAGCACCCAAAACGAGGcttttggggtgtgtgtgtgtgtgtgtgtgtgtgtgtgtgtgtcagagCAGTGTGGACCCTCCACTCCCCCGCGAGAGGAGGGTCCCCCGGCTGAGCCCCCTCGGGCAGGAGACCCCCgtcccgctcccggcccccccagGGTGAGGGTGGGGGTTAGGCCGGCCCCTTCCCGGGGGCGTTCGGAGATCGGGGGGCGGGGACCCTGCGGCCGCCCCACGCGGGAATCGGGGAGCACAATCGGGAGAGGGACAAAGGCGGGGGGAGCCCCACGAgtccccccctgcccagccccggggtCGTGGGGGCGGGGGTCGCTTCCcggggggctgggacccccgcGAGCGGCTgcccggggggtgccggggggacGGACGGACTTACGTCGGGTGTCGGGGGATGTTGGGGGATGGCGGGTGTCGGGGGTgtcagggcgggggggggatggcggggggctgtgggggccggggcggggaggatGTCGGGTTTGAGCTTCCTGGGTCAGGCGCTGCCGCCTCCATTGTCGGCCGGAGCCGGGCGGAGCCGCGCGGGCGGCCCGGacccccccgcagccgccgggggagccgcggccgccgcccggaGCGCGgagcgggcagccccggcccccccccgccccccggtcCCCCGCCCGGGGCACCCCTTCGGGGCTCCCGGTCCGCCCCTGCGCCCCCGGCCCTGCGTGGGGCCGGCCCCGGCGAGGGTCTCCCCGGCTGCCTGgagcccccgcccgccgcctgtccgtccgtccatccGTCCGTCCGCCCTCACGGGCGAGGCTCTGTTGCCCCTCCCGCCGTCCCCCGAGCGTCCCCAGGACCCCGCCGAGGGGTCAGGGctgattccctcccccccccggccgTGGGGTGAGCCCAGCATGTCGCCCCGCAAGCCCAGGGGTGCTGCGGGCAAGAGCCcggagaagaagaagaagcagcCCCCGAAGAACAAGCGCAAGGCGGAGAAGCCGAAGCGCAGCCCCCccgagcaggaggaggaggaggaggaggaggaagcagcggTGGCAgcgtccccctccccgccacctGCCAAGGGCGAGCGGCCGAATTTGTGCTCCGAGTGCGGGAAGAGCTTCCTGCACGGCTCGGACCTGGTGAACCACCAGCGCATCCACACCGGTGCCAAACCCTTTGTCTGCGACGACTGCGGCAAGAGCTTCCGGCAGAGTTCGACGCTCATCACCCACCGGCGCATCCACACGGGCGAGGCGCCCTACGCCTGTGGCTACTGTGGCAAGAGCTTCCGCGTCAGCTCCAACTTCGTCCGACACCGGCGCATCCACACCGGGGAGAAGCCCTACCACTGCCCCGCCTGCGGCAAGAGCTTCACCGACAAGTCCACCCTCACCCAGCACCAGCGCACCCACACCGGCGAGAAGCCCTACCGCTGCGCCGACTGCGGCAAGAGCTTCAGCCGCAGCTCCCACCGCAAGCGGCACCTCCGCAACCCCCCTGCCAAGGGCCGTGGGCGATgtgcccgccgcggccccgAGCCACCCCCCACCAAGGCCAAGGAGGCCAAGGGCGGGAAGAAGCCGCTGGCCGCCGAGGTCCCCAACACGTGCGCCGAGTGCTGGCAGAGCTTCGGCCAGAGCTCCGACCTGGTGAAGCACATGCGCATCCACACCGGGGAGAAGCCCTTCGCCTGCCCCCACTGCGGGAAGCGCTTCAGCGTCAGCTCCAACCTCACCCGCCACCGCCGCATCCACACCGGGGAGAAGCCCTACGCCTGCGCCGACTGCGGCAAGAGCTTCACCGACAAGTCCACCCTCACCCAGCACCGCCGCGTCCACACCGGGGAGAAGCCCTACGCCTGCGCCTACTGCGGCAAGACCTTCAGCCGCAGCTCCCACCACAAGCGCCACGAGCGAACCCACGCCGGGGAGGCCCCCGAcgccctcctgcccctctggcCCTGCCCGGCCCAGGGCTTCTAACCGCTgccggggccagggccgggCCGAGGAAAACCCTCCTGGAAGCTGCCCTGGCCCTTTGGCTGGGTTGCACGGACATAACTGGGACGGCAAATTCACCGGGTCCGTGGGGTTTGAGTTACTGTCGGAGCTGCCGCGTCCGTCCGTCCGCCCGCCCAGGGCTTGGGtagctgagctctgctgccGGGACGAGCCCAGGGCCGGGGGGACAGACACAGAGACCCCAGCTCCGCTGGGACAAATGCGCTCAGACAGGGGGGGGCTCGCCCTGAGTGGCCCCTGGGCAGCCCTTTCCAGCAGATTTAACCAAAATCCCCTATTTTCTACCCAATTTTctttggggctgggggctcccaccctcctgctcccccagcgCTGGCGCAGCCACACGGAGCCTgtgatggggagcagcagcgAATGCACCCCGACCCCGCACCCTGTAAATGCCCGTTAGTGGTAACGATAATAATTATGGTGATTAGTCGTCATGGCTGGTGCCGCCACCGAAGCAAAAGCTTTGCCTGAATTTGGGCAGGGTTTTTCCCACCACTTCGGGTTTCctgggggtaaaaaaaaagcatttccccattataaaaaaaaaaaccaacaacaaaacaaccccaaacttaataaaatactgtctttttttttttttttgaagtttgagGTTTGGGGTGTTTTCGGAGCAGAGGGAGGCACGATGGTGCCGGATGCTGACGGCGAGCCGGCATGTTTGGGACCGAGCGCTGGTTTTGCAGACGAggtccccctcccccaccgGCCTGGGGGGGTGTGGGATGAGCTGGGTTCCTTCCCTTGAGGGCTTTgggtggtggtttggttttttggtttggttttttggtttggtttttttttttttggcatttcttcCCAAAATGTCCAAATGTTTGGGCCATTtcttccccagggctggggctggagccatGTGCCCAGTTCAGGGCTTCGGTTCGGGGCTTCGGTTTGGGGCTTCGGTCCGGGGCAGGAAAGAGCTTCTGGGATGCTGCGGggtctcgggggggggggatgggggtctGGGGCACTAAGGGCGGGTAATGGCCCTGGgacacccacccccaccccccgggcTCTATTTCAGCCCCATTCCGGGGATTTCGTTGCTTTTGCGGCACATCCCAGCAGAGCATCCCCGGACCCATGGAGGTGGGGGTGTCTCAGGCAGATTGGGGGTGGGGGCCTTGGCTTCCGCCCCTCCCTCTCCTGGGACTGCTCCCAGCTCGACCGCGTCTCTCCCAGTGGGTGAAGTGCCATGACGGGGACGTCACAGCCAAGGGGCCGCTGAAGCTGGCCAAGGTGAATGCCATCAGCCTCACTGAAATCCCTCACGAGCCCAAAAAAAGGGAGCGGTGCGGCCCCCCGGCTCGTGGTGGGGCAGTGCTCGCAGCCCCCCAGGACTCACCCTGTAGTTCCCCTTATATGAACCCCAgtgcacatatatacacacacacacgtgtgccTGTGTTTTGGGGAAGGTGTCCCGAGCATTTTGcagcactggggggggagttgcggcacagggtgggggtggggaatTGCAGCAGGAGCGCGCCCTTGCAGCCCATCACCCCACATTTGACCATCCTGGCACTGGTTCTGCAGAAAAGGGATTTCATTTTATGGCAACCGCCTCTCAGCTGTTTTGCAGTCCTGGAGGGATGTACgtatataacatatatataaagGACAAGACGCCGAGCCCCGGCACGGGACACATTtggggccagggccaggctcAGCCCGAGGGGCTCTAGCAGTGGGGGGGATGTGGAGGGGATGCCCAGATGTTTTGGtgccagaagacaaaaaaaaccctgatttCAACCGTGGCACCCTTCTCTCTGGAATAACGCCAAGCAGgaattgcttttgctcttcctttttaaaggaggaaaaaaggcaacgTGGCAGGGAACAAGGACCGGCTGACGGCTCCGGCGGCTGCTCTGCTTAAGCTTGGGGTGAAGGGGGACAGGGGAGCCCGGGCAAGGTAATAACGACGAGAGCCACAAAGCAGAAGTAATTATTCAAATGGTTTCTTTGTTAATCTGTTCTACAGCAAAACCCGCGCGTGGCAGCTGGGCGATGTGCCCCCCGCCATCCCAGCGGGACACAGCGTGGGACTGTGCGGCCGATGGCTGGCAAGAAAAAGGCACGGCGATGCCGTGGGCGAGCACGGACACACTCTGGCTCCAAGACAGCCAGGTTCATCCCCGCAGCAAAAGGCAAGCGGGAAAGCGGCCCTGCAGAGCACGGGGGGCTTGGCCCCTCGACTCGCCCACCTGGGGGGTCTCCACGGCGAGATGGATCCTGAGCCGCTGCCAGCTtgagcactgctgctgcccGCTGCGTCCCATCGCTACTGACCCATCCTACCTACCCAACTGCTACGGCCCCGACCCACCCCACGTAATCCCACCTACCAGCCTCGCGGCTCATCCTACTACGCCTCGTCCTACTGGCCCCTCCAACGTGCGCGGCATcctgccccggcagcgccggctGCGCCGAACCCCCCtagcagggctggctggggtaGGGCCAGAGGGGCAACAGGGAGACGGGGTTTTGCCCTGCGTGGGTTCGCTGGTGCCGTTTGTGGTGGGAGCTGCGGCTGAAGCTCTTGCCGCAGTAGGCGCAGGCGTAGGGCTTCTCCCCGGTGTGGATGCGGCGGTGCTGGGTGAGGGTGGACTTGTCGGTGAAGCTCTTGCCGCAGTCGGTGCAGGCGTAGGGCTTCTCCCCGGTGTGGATGCGCTGGTGGCGGATGAGGTTGGAGCTGACGTTGAAGCGCTTCCCGCAGTGGGGGCAGGCATAGGGCTTCTCCCCGGTGTGGATGCGCATGTGCTTCACCAGGTCGGAGTTCTGGctgaagctctgccagcacTCGGCGCAGGTGTTGGGGATGGCCACGGCCGGTGGCTTCTCGCCGCCAAGCCcgtcccgccgccggcgcctccctggggggctggcggggggctgATTGGGGCGGCCAAAGCTCTTCCCGCAGTCGACACACTTGTACGGCTTCTGGCCGGTGTGGGTGCGTGGAGCtgggctggtggcagcagcccCCACCTCCTTCCCGCAGTCCCGGCAGCTTTGCGGGCTCCCGCTGGCGTGGGCGCGCCGGTGCCGCATCAGGTTGGCGCTGAGGCCAAAGCTCTTGCCGCAGTCAAGGCAGGCGAAGGGCTTCTCCCCGCCGTGGCTGCGCCGGTGCGCCAGCAGTGCCGAGCTCTGCGCGAAGCTCTTGCCGCACTCCACGCAGATGTTGGGGTGCTCCCCGGCCGACGCCCGCTGCCGCACGACCGTCTCCTTGCGCTtccgccccccgcgcccgcggccgcccgcctCGGCCTCCCCGCCACCCGGGGGGGCCGGCTGCCCCTCCGCCCGGCCCTGGCCCCTCGGGGACCTGCCGTGCTCGGGCTGGGGGGCCGCGGAGCCTCTGCAGCGCTTCGGCGACATGGCGGGGGGCTCCCTGAGCCGGGGGCGTCCCCGTGCCGTCCCCACCTGCGGCGACAAGGGGAGAAGCCGAACGTGAGTCGCCCCCCCAGCAgcgccgggctgggggctgcccgcccgccgggaccccccagcTCGGGACGCCCGAGCGGCCACCAGCACTGGCAGCCCCCGAGCCGAGGACGAAGCCGGGAGGGCCGGGCTGCAGGTCGGGCTCCGGCGGGGCTTAGGACGGAATGCCGCGCCCAGCCTCGCCCGGAGCGCGGCGAGGCtgcggcagccccggggacgGCTTCGCCTGCCCCGGGCGCAGCCCGGCCCTCCAGGCGGCCGGTTACGGCTTCAGCTCGCCTCGGCGCGCCAGCGCTGGCCCAATCGCCGGGGCGGTAGCCCGGGGCTGGCGGTTCGCCCGGGCCGGCGGTTCGCGGCGCTGCGGGAGCAGCCCAGGccggctggcggcggcggggacgtGCCAGGGAGACGCCGCGACtcgggccggggcagcgggagccCCTTGGTCGGGCCCGGCTGCGCGGCTCCCCGGCGagacccccggcccccacccccggccccccgtcgccggccccggccccggccccggccccggccgcggcccctcgGGCCTGGCCGCTCTCCGggccccgcgggggccgggcctCGGGCCCCGACGCCGCCAGccgaggccgggccgggcccgcgggACCCCCCGCCGGTGGCCTCCGCCCGCACTGCCCCGGTACCTGCGGGCACagcccgggccggcggcggtTGCGGCTGCggctcctgccccggccccggccccggccccggcccccgccgcccccgctgcCGTCCGGGCGCTGCCGCGGCCTCGCCGGTGCCGGGCGGACAatggaggcggcggcggcggcgctgacCCAGGAAGTTCAACCCCCGGGGGCTGCTCGGaggaaggcggcggcggcggcgagggaaagaccccggccccggccccggcttggccccgcacccccagccccctccgccccccatgcccatccccgtccccccagggccccgccgcccagcacccccggccccgccgcggcgctcCGGGCAGGGTCGCTTCTCCCCGTGCCCCTGACCCGCAGCCCGTCCCTTCTCACCAGGACGGGGACGTGCTGCCCGGACCCCACTTCGGGGAGGGGCCCCTTCTTGCCTTCGCCCTGCCCGCGGCCAGACCCGCTGCCGGAGGGGGACAGAACAGAGGGTGCCGCCTTCGGCAAGGGCGCCCGCAGCAGGAGCAGCGGGCCCGGCCGGCGATGTCGGCGTCCCGGGGCTGGCATCCCCCCGACCCTCGGAGCAGCCCggagccccagccccccggctGGGGGGTCCCGCAGGACCACGGTCCCCTAAGCAGCATTAGAACCCCTCCTCCGTGCGCCGTCGTTCCCGCTGCGTGACTCTGCGTCCGGACAAGAAAGGCCgggggggacacgaggggacCCCGAGCTGCAGGATTTCGGCAGCCACAGCCCCTGCAACCCCGCGCCCTGGCCCTGGGGGAACACACAGGTTGCACAGCCCGCGGCCGGCAAACAACAATTCTTTACTATGGCAGGCAGGGATAGGAAAGGGATCGCGCGCCCTGGCACGCCAAGCACCGGGTTCGCGCGGAAATTACCTTGCCAGCGGCGTCGCCGTTGGCGGGGCTGCTCTGACAGCCCTGTTTGCGGAGGACTGTTGCCAAATTAATTAGTGAGTTACAGGACCCTTCGTGTTCatgcagggaggagaaagccaCGCCATGAGGCTCCCACCGTGGGGCTCCGCTTTGGGAaccccccctttcctcccccctttcccccaaaccccatggCGAAACACAGGCAAGTAAAAGGCTCGGCCCCATCTACACAACGGCCACAACATGGACACTGCGCGGCAGAAATGCGGCTCGGGGTGTCCCGAGCCCTCAGCTCTGCGGCCGGGACGAGCCACGGCCACCCGCCCCGCACCGGCTTCCCACAGCTCCGGCTGGGACAGGGTCAAGGAATCCCCACGGGCAGGTGGTGCCGGTGCCACGTCCCCGTTCCGCACGGGAGATGCAAAATGTCCCCTTGAGTCCATCCCCACTGTGGCTCCTCTCCCACCAGTGCCCGCTTAGGCTCAGGAGGCGTCTCGACTGCCCGTGCCGGCACAGCTCAGCAAGGCTCCTGCTCCCCCACTGTGGCTGGAAGCACCCGGGTCCCCCgagctgcctccagctccgTCCGGCTCAGCCCCCTAAAAGCAGCGGGGTTGGATGCCCAGAGGAGGATCAGTGCCTGGCGCCTATCTCCTATGGATGCGCTGGTGCCAGCGGAGGGTCAAGGTCTCGCAGAAGGTCTTCCCGCATTCGCTGCACTGGTAGGCATTCTCCCTGGCATGGGTGCGCAGGTGGACGAAGAGGGAAGAGGGCTGCTTGAAGCTCTTCTcgcactggggacactggtaGGGCTTCTCCCCGGTGTGGATGCGCTTGTGGCGGGTCAGGTCCGAGCTATGTTTGAAGCTCTTGCCACAGTCGCCGCACTGGTAGGGCTTCTCCCCAGTGTGGGTGCGCAGGTGGGCAATGAGGGATGAGTTCTGCTTGAAGCTCTTCCCGCAGTGGGGACACTGGTACGGGGTCTCCCCGGTGTGGGTGCGCATGTGGGTGATGAGTGGCGACCTCTCGCAG
The sequence above is drawn from the Ciconia boyciana chromosome 29, ASM3463844v1, whole genome shotgun sequence genome and encodes:
- the LOC140644902 gene encoding uncharacterized protein, whose amino-acid sequence is MSPRKAKRAGGQPPEGATVAAAVAAPPRASPGIRKRKDFVAQPGGRAEESPNICVECGQSFAQSSGLASHRRSHAAPRPHRCPDCGKSFGVSSSLSRHRRIHTGEKPFACPDCGKSFSDKSNLTQHRRVHTGEKPYRCGDCGKSFSRSSHRKKHLRHLPAGKRPSRCGAQPRDGVAGSGSGQAKARRKASALNTCGECWQSFGQNADLVKHMRIHTGEKPFQCGHCGKRFSVSSNLFRHRRIHTGEKPYACADCGKSFTDKSTLTQHRRTHTGEKPYVCGVCGKGFSHSSHHKRHEKIHKGERPNLCSECGKSFLHGSDLVNHQRIHTGAKPFVCDDCGKSFRQSSTLITHRRIHTGEAPYACGYCGKSFRVSSNFVRHRRIHTGEKPYHCPACGKSFTDKSTLTQHQRTHTGEKPYRCADCGKSFSRSSHRKRHLRNPPAKGRGRCARRGPEPPPTKAKEAKGGKKPLAAEVPNTCAECWQSFGQSSDLVKHMRIHTGEKPFACPHCGKRFSVSSNLTRHRRIHTGEKPYACADCGKSFTDKSTLTQHRRVHTGEKPYACAYCGKTFSRSSHHKRHERTHAGEAPDALLPLWPCPAQGF